In Paracoccaceae bacterium Fryx2, a single genomic region encodes these proteins:
- a CDS encoding extracellular solute-binding protein has protein sequence MTQNRKQTGATDLRVARTGRAALGLGFALLACGAQAETVITAHGISTFGDLKYPADFTHLDYVNPDAPKGGEISEWAFGGFDSMNPYSVKGRAGGLSSIMYEAILTGTADEIGAAYCLLCTTLEYPEDRSWVVFNLRPEARFSDGTPMTADDVVFSYQVFLEKGLTDFRTIFAEKVEKVEIEGPHRVKFTFKPGIPTRDLPQDVGGLPVLSKAHYEANNRDLELSSLEPFLGTGAYTLDRIEPGQTLVYRRNPDYWGRDLPINRGTANFDTIRIEYYADYNAAFEGFKGGSYTFRNEASSVSWATGYDFPAVAAGHVVRAELPSGAKANGQAFLFNLRREKFQDPRVREAIGLMFNFEWSNATLFYGIYARITSIWENTWMAAEGVPSDAEMAILKPLVDEGLLPESILTEAAVMPPTSGERQLDRANLRRASALLDEAGWAVGPTGMRANAKGEPLRVEFINDSTSFDRIISPFIENLRALGVDAFMTRVDNAQMESRTRPPAYDFDIVTGNANSGYFSGSELEQYYGSKTADVSSFNQMGLKSPAVDRVTKSVLAATTRDELTVATMALDRVLRAERFWVPQWYKNKHTVAYYNQFEHPETLPPYALGELDFWWYNAEKAAALKAAGALR, from the coding sequence ATGACCCAGAACCGCAAGCAGACCGGGGCGACGGACCTGCGGGTTGCAAGGACCGGACGCGCGGCGCTGGGGCTGGGGTTTGCGCTGCTGGCCTGCGGGGCGCAGGCGGAAACGGTGATCACGGCGCATGGCATCTCGACCTTCGGCGATCTGAAATACCCGGCCGATTTCACCCATCTGGACTATGTGAACCCCGATGCGCCCAAGGGCGGCGAAATCTCGGAATGGGCGTTCGGCGGGTTCGACTCGATGAACCCCTATTCGGTCAAGGGCCGGGCAGGCGGGCTGTCGTCGATCATGTACGAGGCCATCCTGACCGGCACGGCCGACGAGATCGGCGCGGCCTACTGCCTGCTGTGCACCACGCTGGAATATCCCGAGGACCGCTCGTGGGTGGTGTTCAACCTGCGCCCCGAGGCCCGGTTTTCGGATGGCACGCCGATGACGGCGGACGACGTGGTTTTTTCCTATCAGGTGTTCCTGGAAAAGGGCCTGACCGACTTCCGCACCATCTTTGCCGAGAAGGTCGAGAAGGTCGAGATCGAGGGGCCGCACCGGGTGAAGTTCACCTTCAAGCCCGGCATCCCGACCCGCGACCTGCCGCAGGACGTGGGCGGCCTGCCGGTTCTGTCGAAAGCGCATTACGAGGCGAACAACCGCGATCTGGAACTGAGCAGCCTGGAGCCGTTCCTCGGCACCGGCGCCTACACGCTGGACCGCATCGAGCCGGGCCAGACGCTGGTCTACCGCCGCAACCCCGACTACTGGGGCCGCGACCTGCCGATCAACCGCGGCACCGCCAACTTCGACACCATCCGCATCGAATACTATGCCGATTACAACGCCGCCTTCGAAGGCTTCAAGGGCGGCAGCTACACCTTCCGCAACGAGGCGTCGTCGGTGTCATGGGCCACCGGTTATGACTTCCCGGCGGTGGCGGCGGGGCATGTGGTGCGGGCCGAGCTGCCGTCGGGCGCCAAGGCCAACGGCCAGGCCTTCCTGTTCAACCTGCGGCGCGAGAAGTTCCAGGACCCGCGGGTGCGCGAGGCGATCGGGCTGATGTTCAACTTCGAATGGTCGAACGCCACGCTGTTCTACGGTATCTATGCCCGGATCACCTCGATCTGGGAAAACACCTGGATGGCGGCAGAGGGGGTGCCTTCCGACGCGGAGATGGCGATCCTGAAACCGCTGGTTGACGAGGGGCTTTTGCCCGAGAGCATCCTGACCGAAGCGGCGGTGATGCCGCCGACCTCGGGCGAGCGCCAGCTTGACCGCGCCAACCTGCGCCGCGCCTCGGCGCTGCTGGACGAGGCCGGCTGGGCCGTGGGGCCGACCGGAATGCGCGCCAATGCAAAGGGCGAACCGCTGCGCGTCGAATTCATCAACGACAGCACGAGTTTCGACCGCATCATCAGCCCCTTCATCGAAAACCTGCGCGCGCTGGGCGTCGACGCCTTCATGACGCGGGTCGACAATGCGCAGATGGAAAGCCGCACCCGCCCGCCGGCCTATGACTTCGACATTGTCACCGGCAACGCGAATTCGGGATACTTCTCGGGCTCGGAACTGGAACAGTATTACGGCTCGAAGACCGCCGACGTATCGAGCTTCAACCAGATGGGGCTGAAAAGCCCGGCGGTGGACCGGGTGACAAAATCGGTGTTGGCCGCGACCACCAGGGACGAGCTGACCGTTGCCACCATGGCGCTGGACCGGGTTCTGCGCGCCGAACGCTTCTGGGTGCCGCAATGGTACAAGAACAAGCACACCGTGGCCTATTACAACCAGTTCGAACACCCCGAGACGCTGCCGCCCTATGCGCTGGGCGAGCTTGATTTCTGGTGGTACAACGCGGAAAAAGCCGCGGCGCTGAAGGCCGCGGGCGCACTGAGATAA
- a CDS encoding cytochrome c family protein, producing MFDTMTFTKVFGALCGSLLVFLLVKMAGGALYSTSGHGDDAQAYIIDTGAGETTEVAAEDVPDLATLLASADIAAGEKVYAKCRACHKIDGADGIGPHLNGVVNRAKASIDGFAYSAVLTAMAGDAWTPENLDAFLVSPRAYAAGTKMTFAGLPKPADRANVIAWLGTLN from the coding sequence ATGTTCGACACGATGACGTTCACCAAGGTTTTTGGCGCGCTGTGCGGGTCACTTCTGGTCTTTCTGCTGGTCAAGATGGCCGGGGGCGCGCTGTATTCCACCAGCGGCCATGGCGATGACGCGCAGGCCTACATCATCGACACCGGTGCCGGCGAGACGACCGAGGTCGCGGCCGAAGACGTCCCGGATCTGGCGACGCTGCTGGCCTCGGCCGATATTGCGGCGGGCGAGAAGGTGTATGCCAAGTGCCGGGCTTGCCACAAGATCGACGGGGCCGACGGCATCGGCCCGCACCTGAACGGCGTGGTGAACCGGGCGAAAGCCTCGATCGACGGCTTTGCCTATTCGGCTGTGCTGACCGCCATGGCGGGCGACGCCTGGACGCCGGAAAACCTGGATGCCTTCCTTGTCAGCCCCAGGGCCTATGCCGCCGGCACCAAGATGACCTTTGCCGGTCTGCCCAAGCCTGCCGACCGTGCCAACGTGATTGCCTGGCTTGGCACCCTGAACTGA
- a CDS encoding SRPBCC family protein, whose translation MKLSTKEDIEAPLAFVYAALTDFEGWERAAMRRGAEVTRTDNLASPEVDMAWQVKFTYRGKLRDVAIRVARLEPPHHIEFVSKSGAIEGVLTLDLLELAARRTRVTVTSETVAHSMSAKLLLQSLRLAKAKVTRKFEARVAQFGSEIGDRFRAPPKR comes from the coding sequence ATGAAACTCAGCACCAAGGAAGACATCGAAGCGCCGCTGGCCTTCGTCTATGCCGCCCTGACCGATTTCGAGGGGTGGGAACGGGCCGCGATGCGGCGCGGTGCCGAGGTGACGCGCACCGACAACCTGGCCTCGCCCGAGGTCGACATGGCCTGGCAGGTCAAGTTCACCTATCGCGGCAAGCTGCGCGACGTGGCGATCCGCGTGGCGCGGTTGGAGCCGCCGCATCATATTGAATTCGTGTCAAAATCCGGCGCAATCGAAGGCGTCCTGACGCTGGACCTGCTGGAGCTTGCGGCGCGGCGCACCCGGGTGACCGTGACATCCGAGACGGTGGCGCACAGCATGTCCGCCAAGCTTCTGCTGCAATCGCTGCGGCTGGCCAAGGCCAAGGTGACCCGCAAGTTCGAGGCGCGGGTGGCGCAGTTCGGGTCCGAGATCGGCGACCGTTTCCGTGCCCCGCCCAAACGCTAG
- the nudC gene encoding NAD(+) diphosphatase — MRQAETVTFGGSGLERAAEARDDAARMAALWQSGRVLALWRGKPLSISTAGAVTGLAWLAPGNPALAGGAAPLFLGLDGGTACFAVDISHWEPGLGEGTEPQGFFDPTEQRHPALPADHAFAELRGMMLALTPREAELAATARALAQWHAAHGFCAACGAASAVAKAGWQRACPACGAQHFPRTDPVVIMLVTRGNRLLLGRSPGWPEGMYSCLAGFVEPGESVEAAVRREVFEETGVRVGAVRYLASQPWPFPASLMLGCLGQAETEAITLDPVELEDALWLTREELVQVFAGAHPRVKPARKGAIAHFLMANWLADRLD; from the coding sequence ATGCGGCAGGCGGAAACGGTGACCTTTGGCGGCTCGGGGCTGGAACGGGCGGCCGAAGCGCGGGATGACGCGGCGCGGATGGCGGCGCTGTGGCAATCGGGGCGGGTGCTGGCGCTGTGGCGCGGCAAGCCGCTGTCGATCAGCACGGCCGGGGCGGTGACCGGGCTGGCCTGGCTGGCACCCGGCAACCCGGCGCTGGCGGGCGGGGCCGCGCCGCTGTTCCTGGGGCTGGACGGCGGGACGGCCTGCTTTGCGGTCGACATCTCGCACTGGGAGCCGGGACTGGGCGAGGGCACCGAGCCGCAGGGGTTCTTTGACCCGACCGAGCAGCGCCACCCGGCCCTGCCCGCCGACCATGCCTTTGCCGAACTGCGCGGCATGATGCTTGCCCTGACCCCGCGTGAGGCGGAACTGGCGGCGACGGCTCGCGCGCTGGCGCAATGGCACGCGGCGCACGGGTTCTGTGCCGCGTGCGGGGCGGCCTCGGCGGTGGCGAAGGCGGGCTGGCAGCGCGCCTGCCCGGCTTGCGGCGCGCAGCATTTCCCGCGCACCGACCCGGTCGTGATCATGCTGGTGACGCGGGGCAACCGGCTGCTGCTGGGCCGGTCTCCGGGCTGGCCCGAGGGCATGTACTCCTGCCTGGCCGGCTTTGTCGAACCGGGAGAGAGCGTCGAGGCCGCCGTGCGCCGCGAGGTGTTCGAGGAAACCGGGGTGAGGGTGGGGGCGGTGCGCTATCTGGCCAGCCAGCCCTGGCCCTTCCCGGCCTCGCTGATGCTGGGCTGTCTGGGGCAGGCGGAAACCGAGGCGATCACGCTGGACCCGGTGGAACTGGAAGACGCGCTGTGGCTGACGCGGGAAGAGCTGGTGCAGGTGTTCGCCGGTGCACACCCCCGCGTCAAACCGGCGCGGAAAGGCGCGATTGCCCATTTCCTGATGGCCAACTGGCTTGCGGACCGGCTGGATTGA
- a CDS encoding bifunctional 2',3'-cyclic-nucleotide 2'-phosphodiesterase/3'-nucleotidase — MGSDTAAPPTAGTTLIAQHAFSLQSSARVAHLRIMETTDLHMHVLPYDYYTNRPCDTQGLSRTASLIAQVRAEAANTLLVDNGDFLQGSPMGDYYALDRGLGPGEVHPIFAAMNHLGYDAATLGNHEFNYGLDFLMTTLQGASFPVVSANIALERGASPRRDRTLLPPYVILDRRLTDGAGQSHPIRIGLIGFAPPQILQWDRAHLEGRIATRDIVETAAAWVPQMKEAGADIVIALSHSGIGPATAIHGMENASIPLARQAGIDALVTGHTHMVFPSPSFAGLPGVDPQRGTIMGKPAVMGGFWGSHLGVIDLLLERDAGAWRVVTFASEARPIWSRGADGQPRASVAGAAAVETVLHSAHAETLAWARRPIGRSAVPLHSFFALLAPCDALRVLAEAQLSDAARTLRGTPEADLPLLAATAPFKAGGRGGPSNYTDIPAGPLALRHAADLYIYPNSTALLKLTGAGIAEWLERAAGIFNRIVPGQQDQPLINPDFPSYNFDLIHGLEFTIDPSQPARYAPGGGLADASARRITGLRHKGVPVDPKAEFIVATNSFRTSGAAGFFDPAGGGLLQTGETGLRDVLQRHLAETGTVAPARPPHWRIAPMPGTSVTFDTAPRARDLAPDLARLGLTRLGDAPDGFARFRMAL, encoded by the coding sequence TTGGGCTCTGACACAGCCGCGCCGCCGACAGCAGGAACAACCTTGATCGCCCAGCACGCCTTTTCCCTGCAAAGTTCCGCGCGTGTCGCCCATCTTCGGATCATGGAGACGACGGACCTGCACATGCATGTCCTGCCCTACGACTATTACACCAACCGGCCGTGCGACACGCAGGGCCTGTCGCGGACCGCGTCGCTGATCGCGCAGGTCCGGGCCGAGGCCGCGAATACCCTGCTGGTCGACAACGGCGACTTCCTGCAAGGCTCGCCGATGGGCGACTACTACGCGCTGGACCGCGGCCTCGGGCCGGGCGAGGTGCATCCGATCTTCGCCGCGATGAACCACCTTGGCTATGACGCGGCGACGCTGGGCAACCACGAATTCAACTACGGGCTGGATTTCCTGATGACCACGCTGCAGGGGGCGTCCTTCCCTGTGGTGTCGGCCAACATCGCGCTGGAGCGCGGGGCAAGCCCGCGCCGCGACCGCACCCTGCTGCCGCCCTACGTGATCCTCGACCGCAGGCTGACCGATGGCGCCGGGCAAAGCCATCCGATCCGCATCGGGCTGATCGGCTTCGCCCCGCCCCAGATCCTGCAATGGGACCGCGCCCATCTGGAAGGACGGATCGCCACGCGCGACATCGTCGAGACCGCCGCCGCCTGGGTGCCGCAGATGAAAGAAGCGGGGGCCGACATCGTCATCGCCCTGTCGCATTCCGGCATCGGCCCGGCCACGGCCATTCACGGGATGGAAAACGCTTCGATCCCGCTGGCGCGGCAGGCCGGCATCGACGCGCTGGTGACCGGGCACACCCACATGGTGTTCCCCTCGCCCAGTTTCGCGGGCCTGCCCGGCGTCGACCCGCAGCGCGGCACCATCATGGGCAAGCCAGCGGTGATGGGCGGCTTCTGGGGCTCGCACCTCGGCGTGATCGACCTGCTGCTCGAACGCGACGCGGGCGCGTGGCGGGTGGTGACCTTCGCCTCCGAGGCCCGCCCGATCTGGTCGCGCGGTGCCGACGGCCAGCCGCGTGCATCCGTGGCGGGCGCAGCCGCGGTGGAGACGGTGCTCCACTCGGCCCATGCCGAAACCCTGGCCTGGGCACGCCGCCCGATCGGGCGCAGCGCGGTGCCGCTGCACAGCTTCTTTGCCCTGCTGGCCCCCTGCGACGCCCTGCGCGTGCTGGCCGAAGCACAGCTTTCCGACGCCGCCCGCACCCTGCGCGGCACGCCCGAGGCCGACCTGCCCCTGCTGGCCGCCACCGCGCCCTTCAAGGCCGGCGGGCGCGGCGGGCCGTCGAACTACACCGACATCCCGGCAGGCCCGCTGGCGCTGCGCCACGCCGCAGACCTGTACATCTACCCCAACAGCACCGCGCTGCTGAAGCTGACCGGGGCCGGGATTGCCGAATGGCTGGAACGTGCGGCAGGCATCTTCAACCGGATCGTGCCCGGCCAGCAGGACCAGCCGCTGATCAACCCCGATTTCCCCAGCTACAATTTCGACCTGATCCACGGGCTCGAATTCACCATCGACCCCAGCCAGCCCGCCCGCTATGCGCCCGGCGGCGGGCTGGCCGATGCCTCGGCGCGGCGAATCACCGGCCTGCGCCACAAGGGCGTGCCGGTGGACCCGAAGGCCGAATTCATCGTCGCCACCAACAGCTTTCGCACCTCGGGCGCCGCCGGGTTCTTCGACCCTGCAGGCGGCGGCCTGCTGCAGACCGGCGAGACCGGCCTGCGCGACGTGCTGCAACGCCACCTGGCCGAGACCGGCACCGTCGCCCCTGCCCGGCCGCCGCACTGGCGCATCGCCCCGATGCCCGGCACCAGCGTGACGTTCGACACCGCCCCCCGCGCCCGCGACCTCGCGCCAGACCTCGCCCGGCTGGGCCTGACCCGGCTTGGAGATGCGCCCGACGGATTTGCCCGCTTCCGCATGGCGCTGTGA
- a CDS encoding ABC transporter permease, whose protein sequence is MALSPLNQRRWRNFKANRRALWSLVIFSILFGLSLMAEVLANDKPLLVQYRDGYYTPFLRFYPETAFGGDFQTEANYRDIEVRCLIASGGMPECWDDPAGVIAAVKDGSFAGAKPAQPGWILWPPVPYSYNTINNIGRAAPSPPDANHWLGTDDTARDVLARVIYGFRLSVAFALIVTFLTSVIGIAAGAVQGYFGGLVDLIFQRVIELWGSTPSLYIIIIVAAIWQMNFWLLVGLMVLFGWTALVGVVRAEFLRARNFEYVRAARALGVPDQVIMVRHVLPNAMVATLTMLPFIVTGTIGSLAALDFLGFGLPSNSPSLGELTQQAKQNLQAPWLGFTAFFTFAIMLSLLVFVFEGVRDAFDPRKTFR, encoded by the coding sequence ATGGCACTTTCACCGCTGAACCAGCGCCGCTGGCGCAATTTCAAGGCAAACCGGCGGGCGCTTTGGTCGCTGGTGATCTTTTCCATCCTGTTCGGCCTGTCGCTGATGGCCGAGGTGCTGGCCAACGACAAGCCGCTGCTGGTGCAGTATCGCGACGGGTATTACACCCCGTTCCTGCGCTTCTACCCCGAAACCGCCTTTGGCGGCGACTTCCAGACCGAGGCCAACTATCGCGACATCGAGGTGCGCTGCCTGATCGCCTCCGGCGGGATGCCGGAATGCTGGGATGACCCGGCGGGCGTGATTGCCGCTGTAAAGGATGGCAGCTTTGCCGGGGCGAAACCGGCGCAGCCGGGCTGGATACTGTGGCCGCCGGTACCCTACAGCTACAACACCATCAACAACATCGGCCGCGCCGCGCCCTCGCCGCCTGATGCCAACCACTGGCTGGGCACCGACGACACCGCCCGCGACGTGTTGGCGCGGGTGATCTACGGCTTCCGGCTGTCGGTGGCATTCGCGCTGATCGTGACGTTCCTCACCTCGGTGATCGGCATCGCGGCCGGGGCGGTGCAGGGCTACTTCGGCGGGCTGGTGGACCTCATCTTCCAGCGGGTGATCGAGCTTTGGGGCTCCACCCCCAGCCTTTACATCATCATCATCGTGGCGGCGATCTGGCAGATGAACTTCTGGCTGCTGGTCGGGCTGATGGTGCTGTTCGGCTGGACGGCGCTGGTCGGCGTGGTGCGGGCCGAATTCCTGCGGGCGCGCAACTTCGAATATGTCCGCGCCGCCCGTGCGCTGGGCGTGCCCGACCAGGTGATCATGGTGCGCCACGTGCTGCCGAACGCGATGGTCGCCACGCTGACCATGCTGCCCTTCATCGTCACCGGCACCATCGGGTCGCTGGCGGCGCTCGACTTCCTCGGCTTCGGGCTGCCGTCCAACTCGCCGTCGCTGGGCGAACTGACCCAGCAGGCCAAGCAGAACCTTCAGGCGCCCTGGCTGGGGTTTACCGCCTTTTTCACCTTTGCCATCATGCTGAGCCTGCTGGTCTTCGTGTTCGAAGGCGTGCGCGATGCCTTTGACCCCAGAAAGACCTTTCGATGA
- a CDS encoding microcin C ABC transporter permease YejB: MGAYILRRLFLIIPTLIGIMIINFGLTQFVPGGPVEQVLARLEGGGDVFQSIGGGGDAGMADQGGDERYIGSRGLPPEFIADLERQFGFARIVCAEGHVGEPTLKDPDCRKEAIPMVERFLIMLGNYARFDFGESYFRSISVIDLVIEKMPVSISLGLWSTLIAYLVSIPLGIRKAVRDGTPFDTWTSGAIIVGYAIPGFLFAILLLVLFAGGSYWKIFPLRGLTSDNFETLSMGGKVLDYLWHITLPVLASTIASFATLTLLTKNSFLDEIKKQYVMTARAKGLSERKVLYGHVFRNAMLIVIAGFPAAFISIFFGGGLIIETIFSLDGLGRLGFEAAVGRDYPVVFGTLYVFGLMGLVIGILSDLMYVWIDPRIDFGKRG; this comes from the coding sequence ATGGGCGCCTATATCCTTCGGCGGTTGTTCCTGATCATCCCGACGCTGATCGGGATCATGATCATCAACTTCGGCCTGACGCAGTTCGTGCCCGGCGGCCCGGTCGAGCAGGTACTTGCCCGGCTGGAAGGCGGCGGCGACGTGTTCCAGTCGATCGGCGGCGGCGGCGATGCCGGGATGGCGGATCAGGGGGGCGACGAACGCTACATCGGGTCACGGGGCCTGCCGCCCGAGTTCATCGCAGACCTGGAGCGCCAGTTCGGCTTTGCCCGCATCGTCTGCGCCGAGGGCCACGTGGGCGAGCCGACCCTGAAAGACCCCGATTGCCGGAAAGAGGCGATTCCGATGGTCGAGCGGTTCCTGATCATGCTGGGCAACTATGCCCGCTTCGATTTCGGGGAAAGCTATTTCCGGTCGATCTCGGTGATCGACCTCGTGATCGAGAAGATGCCGGTGTCGATCTCGCTCGGGCTGTGGTCGACGCTGATCGCTTATCTCGTGTCGATTCCGCTTGGCATCCGCAAGGCGGTGCGCGACGGCACGCCGTTCGACACATGGACCTCGGGCGCGATCATCGTCGGCTATGCGATTCCGGGGTTCCTGTTCGCCATCCTGCTGCTGGTGCTGTTCGCGGGCGGGTCTTACTGGAAGATATTCCCGCTGCGCGGCCTGACCTCGGACAATTTCGAGACGCTGAGCATGGGCGGCAAGGTGCTGGATTACCTGTGGCACATCACCCTGCCGGTGCTGGCCTCGACCATCGCATCCTTTGCCACGCTGACGCTGCTGACCAAGAACAGCTTTCTTGACGAGATCAAGAAACAGTATGTCATGACCGCCCGTGCCAAGGGGCTTTCCGAGCGCAAGGTGCTCTACGGCCATGTGTTCCGCAATGCCATGCTGATCGTGATCGCGGGGTTCCCGGCGGCCTTCATCTCGATCTTCTTCGGCGGCGGGCTGATCATCGAGACGATATTCTCGCTCGACGGGCTGGGTCGGCTGGGGTTCGAGGCGGCGGTGGGGCGCGACTATCCGGTGGTGTTCGGCACGCTTTACGTCTTTGGCCTGATGGGGCTGGTGATCGGCATCCTGTCGGACCTGATGTATGTCTGGATCGACCCGCGCATCGACTTCGGCAAGCGGGGGTAG
- a CDS encoding prephenate dehydratase, whose translation MTGSIAFQGEPGAYSHEACRQARPGMVAIPCRTFEDAIEMTRAGDSDLAMLPVENSTYGRVADIHSLLPGSGLRIVDEAFVRVHINLLAVPGTPLGQIRSAMSHTVLLGQCRDFLKAHDLRAVTGADTAGSARIVAEKADPALGALASELAGEIYGLDIVARKIEDQSNNTTRFLVMAREADMTRRGDRMMTTFTFRVRNIPAALYKAMGGFATNGVNMTKLESYMVGGSFTATEFYADIEGHPDDANVARALEELRYFTSAHEILGVYPADPNRG comes from the coding sequence ATGACCGGCAGCATCGCCTTCCAGGGGGAACCGGGCGCCTATTCGCATGAGGCTTGCCGCCAGGCACGGCCCGGAATGGTGGCCATTCCCTGCCGCACGTTCGAGGATGCGATAGAGATGACCCGGGCGGGCGACTCGGATCTGGCGATGCTTCCGGTGGAAAACTCGACCTATGGCCGGGTGGCCGACATCCACTCGCTGCTGCCCGGTTCGGGCCTGCGCATCGTCGACGAGGCGTTCGTGCGGGTCCACATCAACCTGCTGGCGGTGCCGGGCACGCCGCTGGGCCAGATCCGCTCCGCGATGAGCCATACCGTGCTGCTGGGCCAGTGCCGCGACTTCCTCAAGGCGCATGACCTGCGCGCTGTGACCGGCGCCGACACCGCAGGCTCTGCCCGGATCGTGGCCGAAAAGGCCGACCCCGCGCTGGGCGCGCTGGCCTCGGAACTGGCAGGCGAGATCTACGGGCTCGACATCGTGGCGCGCAAGATCGAGGATCAGTCCAACAACACCACCCGCTTTCTGGTGATGGCGCGCGAGGCCGACATGACCCGGCGTGGCGACCGGATGATGACGACCTTCACCTTCCGCGTGCGCAACATTCCGGCGGCGCTTTACAAGGCGATGGGCGGCTTTGCCACCAACGGCGTCAACATGACCAAACTGGAAAGCTACATGGTCGGCGGCAGCTTCACCGCCACCGAGTTCTACGCCGACATCGAGGGCCACCCCGACGATGCCAACGTCGCCCGCGCGCTGGAGGAGTTGCGCTATTTCACCAGCGCGCACGAGATCCTCGGCGTCTACCCGGCCGACCCCAACCGCGGCTAG